The Bacillus sp. SM2101 genome segment GCAAGATAAGCTGCACCTAATGCAGTTGTCTCATTAATTATTGGACGCTCAACAGGTACATCTAGCATATCACTTTGGAACTGCATTAGGAAATCATTTTTAACAGCCCCACCATCAACCCGTAACGTTTTTAATGAAATATTAGCATCAGATTCCATTGCAGTTAGCACATCCTTCGTCTGATATGCTAACGATTCAAGCGTAGCACGAACAAAATGCTCTTTTTCTGTGCCTCGCGTTAATCCAAACACAGCACCACGCACATCACTATCCCAATAAGGTGTTCCTAAGCCGACGAAGGCTGGAACAACGTATACACCATCAGTTGATTTTACACGTTGTGCATACCTTTCACTCTCAGCAGCATCATTGAACATTCTAAGACCATCTCGGAGCCATTGAATGGCTGATCCTGCAACAAAAATACTGCCTTCTAATGCATATTCTACTTTACCATTTAATCCCCAAGCAATTGTAGTTAATAATCCATGTTCTGACTTCACTGCTTGCTCGCCAGTATTCATTAACATAAAACACCCAGTACCATATGTGTTTTTAGCCATACCTTCTTCATAACACGCTTGACCGAACAAAGCAGCTTGCTGATCTCCCGCTGCACCAGCTATCGGAACTTCATGTCCGAAAAAATGATAATCTGCGGTATGTGCATACACCTCAGAAGATGAGCGAACTTCTGGTAGCATAGAAGCTGGAATAGTTAATATTTCTAATAATTCTTCATCCCATTTCAAATCATGTATATTGAACATCAAAGTCCTAGATGCATTCGAATAGTCTGTAACATGTGTTTTTCCGCCTGATAGCTTCCAAATAATCCAAGAGTCAATCGTTCCAAATAATAACTTCCCACCTTCGGCTTTTTTTCTTGCGCCTTCAACATTGTCTAGAATCCACTTTACTTTTGTTCCTGAGAAATATGCATCAATTAATAAACCAGTTTTGTCACGAAACTTCTGATCATACCCTTTATCTTTAAGCTCTTCACAAATATGTGCTGTTTGGCGTGACTGCCATACAAGAGCGTTATAAACCGGATTGCCAGATTCTTTATCCCAGACGACCGTCGTTTCTCGTTGATTAGTAATACCGATTCCTATCACTTGCACTGGTTTAACTTGTGATTCCGATAAAACACTCGCTATAACAGCTAATATTGACCCCCAAATCTCATTAGCATCATGTTCTACCCAACCAGGATGTGGAAAGTGTTGTGTGAACTCTTTTTGAGCAACATGTACGATTTGGCCTGATTTGTCAAAAAGTATTGCTCTTGAGCTCGTTGTTCCTTGATCTAAAGATAAAATATATTGTCCCATTACTGTTCTCCCCTTTTCAGCTATTTCTTCTATAGCGTGCTTTCTTATGGCTCTTTTCGTAAACATTGTTGCTTTCTCAACTTACATTTAAGTAACGGTGTGTATAATATGATTTTTATCTAGTTTATAGAGAAAAAAAGATGCTCAGTAGGTTAGTTATATTCGTACTTAGCTCTCATTAAGAAAAAGTAACAAGTAGCGCGTTGCTTTTTTTTCATAGGATGAAATTACATGTACACAACTAGAACGTGGCATTTTTCTTCAATAAATACGATGACACTGTTATAAGTTACTTCTTAAGATCTTATCACGAAAAGCTTACACCGTAGTTTGTTTTGCAGAAGCTACATGGTGCTTTTCCTTTTGTTCAACCAGTAAAGAAATGAATAATATCAGTGTCACTAATACTGTAAAAATCCAAAAATTCCTTGTGACAGTTTGTTCAAAAATAGCTTTATAAAATAGGCCACCATACATACCTCCAACGATTGGGCCTATCACAGGAATCCAAGCATAAGCCCAATCCGATTTACCTTTTCCTGGAATCGGTAAAAGAAAATGTGCTAGACGAGGACCTAAATCACGAGCAGGATTAATCGCATACCCTGTAGTACCTCCAAGAGACAAGCCAATTGCAACAATTAAAAAGCCTACAATAAGTGGGTTTAATCCTTCAGTAAATTCATTTGCACCTATTGATAATAACCCAAGAACGAGTACAAAGGTTCCAATCATTTCACTTACGATATTTGCTGTTGTACTTCGAATAAACGGCGCTGTTGAAAATACTCCCAATTTAGCTGCGGGATCAGCAGTTTCTTTCCAGTGTGGTAAGTAATGAAAGAAAACAATTGCTGCTCCTAAAAATGCGCCAAGCATTTGTGCAGTAATATAACTAGGTACATCACTCCAAGGGAATTCACCTATAATGGCTAGACTTAGTGTCACTGCAGGATTAACATGGGCTCCACTAAATGAACCAACAGCATATACTGCCATAGCAACTGCTAATCCCCACCCTAAAGTAATAACAATCCAGCCACTATTATGAGCTCCTGATCTCTTTAAAGTAACCCCAGCACAAACTCCCCCTCCAAAAATAATTAACATCATTGTACCAATTAACTCCCCGATAAATGGTGTCATACAGCATCCCCTTTCCCATCATTAATTTCATACTTTATTGCAGCGAAAGAACATGGAGAACGAGGTATGACATGGAAAAGTAAATAAATCTGTTAAAATTCCATCATCTTTTTACTAGTAAAAAATACGTTAACTCATCAACTAATATGTCAAGACTGGTTCTAAAATATAAAATATAGAAATATTTGTATTTTTACTAACAAAAAAATCACAACATACCCCTTTTATAAAAAATAAAAGGGGATGCTGTGATTCTCCAAGTCTCCGCCACATCTATTAACTTAATTCAAATACTAATATAAATAGAAAGCGCTGTCAATATAATATTTTAATTTTCTGTATACTCTAAATCCCACAACAATTTATTTGAAGTTGTCACTGCACTTGCTCCAGCCTTTATAGCCTGCTCTACATCCTCATGTGTACGAATCATTCCACCAGCAAATATTGGAACACCCGTTTTGTTATGTATTTCTGTTATCAGGTTGGGTACCACACCAGGTAACACTTCTATAAAATCTGGGTTCGTTTTTTCTATAATACTGTAACTCTTTTTTAATGATCCAGAATCTAATAGAAATAGTCGTTGAATGGCATATATACCCCGTTTTTTTGCTTTACTAATAACATTTGCTCTCGTAGAGATGAGTCCTGCCGGTTTAATTTCTTGGCAAAGAAATTCTGTTGCAAATTCATCATTCTTTAAGCCATTGACTAAGTCCACATGAAGAAATAATTTCTTACCCTCTTGTTTTGTCATTTTCACAATAGCATTGAGCTGTGCAACATGACTTTCAAGTATAACTCCATATTCATAATCGCTACGAACGAACTTCTCTAAATGCTTCATATCGCGAATTGCAGGTATAATTTTTTGCCCATGAAACATATTTTTACCTCCTAAAAAAACGGAAAATAATAAATAATAGAATACTATTATCCTACAACTCAATTACTTGTAAAGTCAATTAGAGGAGCATTCATCATATAGCAAAGGGATGAAGCAAAAGCCGTCAAATCTTACACAATTTCATCTTACTCAAGATGTTATTGACGTAAGTTTGGGCTTTACTTCATCCCCTTGGTTTATTACTGTTGGGTATTTGAAGGCTCTGAAATACTTGAAAGTGCTTCTTCTGCTTCATTATCAAACGATTCATTTGTGGCTAAGTCGCCTAATGCAACAATACCACACAATTGATTGTTTTCCACGACTGGTAAGCGGCGAATTTGATTTTGTGCCATTACATCTGCTGCCTCTTCAACGGTCATTTCGGGTGTACCTGAGACAAGATTCGTTGACATCACTTGTGATACCGAAGTTGAATTATTTAATCCTTCTGCTGTTGAGCGTAATGTAATATCTCTGTCAGTAATGATGCCACAAATTTGTCCGTTATCTACTACTGGAATTGACCCTACATTATTTTGTTTCATAATTTCAGCTGCTTCTTGAATGGTTTGATTTGATGAGACAGTTGCAACATTTTCCGTCATAATATTGCGGAGCATGTTCATTGTCATTGTATCCACCCCTTTCAAAAAGTATTTTTACCTAACTTAGCATACATATACATATCAAAATTACATAATAAAAACTCTAATTATTAGTGATATTACATGAGCTAATTAGTTAAATAATAGTATATCCCTCCAAGTATACTACCCTTTTGCTTAAGTGGATTTAAAAGTTCAACAAACAAATAAGCTGTTGTAAACGCATCTATTACTCAAGAATGTCGTATATACATTCTAGTCAGAAATTTGGGCATAATATTCTAAATCCTTTATTTTTCGTGAAGGTGCACTATAACCAATTAGTTCAAATGGCTATACTCCTTAAAGGATAGTCTTTCCCGTTTCAGCTCTGCTGTTTTCACTAATGAGTAAAATAATATATAATGCCTCATTAACAGAAATTCTCAATTGCTTTAATACTGTTGGAGCGGACTTTAATTTGGCAACATGAATCACAGTCAGGTCAATTATTTCCTGAGAAATTTGTCGATACGAATAAGTGCTAGAAGTACTTCATTAGAGGCAGCTTTTCTTCATTCTTTTAATGGTGATAATTTAATATTTTCAGCTAACTTACGAAGGTGGGTTTTTAATATTTTTCCTACTCCGTTTCGCGGAAGTTGATCAATGAATATAATTTTCCTAGGTGTTTTATTTTTAGATAAATGGCTTTGACAATATTGTATTAGCTCTTCTTCGGTTATCGCTTGTTTATCCTTTTTAACAACATAGGCGACCACTTCCTCACCCATTTGATCATTAGGGATACCCACAACTGAAGATTCAGCAACCGCTTCATGTTTTGCAAGTAATTCTTCTACATCACGAGGATATATATTAAATCCCCCCCGAATAATCAAATCTTTTTTTCGGTCAACAATAAATAAATAACCATCTGTATCCATATATGCCATATCACCCGTATACAACCAAGAACCTTTTAACACCTGCTTTGTTTCTATTTCATTTTGATAATACCCGGGTGTGATATTATCACCTCGAACAATTAATTCCCCAACTTGACCGGTAGCTAACTCACTTTCATCATTATTAACAATCTTGACTTCAACACCTGGTATCGGGATACCAACTGAACCTGGTTTAATAACTGAATCTCTTTGGTGAGCAGCAACAACAGGTGCAGCTTCTGACAACCCGTACCCTTCTAAAATATCTGCACCAAATTTTTGTTTAAACGCATGTAATAACGCAACTGGAAGAGGTGCTGACCCAGAAGCAACCCATTCGAGACTACCTAATTGAAATTTGTTAGAATGAGGATAAGAAAGTAATGCAAAAATCATAGCTGGCACTGCAGAAAAATTAGTCACTTTATATTTCTCAATTGCTTCAAAAACAGCTTTTGGATCAAAGTGATTAAATACAACAGCTGAGCTCCCAGTTAGAAAACAAGTATTAGAAATAGTTAAGCCATATACATGTGCAAGAGGAAGGATACCGAGGGTTACTCCTCTTTTTGTTTCATTATGAAGAAAAGTATTTTCAGCGTTTGAATATAAGTTTTTATGAGTCAACATCACACCTTTCGGTTTTCCAGTTGTTCCTGACGTATATAAAATAACAGCAGTATCCTCTGCATTTAGCTTTAGATCACTTTCTACATAAAGTTCATTTTCTGTGATATCTGTATCATATAAATGAAAAATGTTTTCATCAGTTGGCTGGTCAACAACCAGTACAACAGGTTTTTGTTCCAAATTGTCTAGCGCTGATTCTACCTTTTCTAAAGATAGTGATGAAGTAATGACTACCTTCGCTTGACAGTCTTTAATAATGTAATGAATTTCTTTATCATGTAAGGTGAACATAATAGGCACAATAATTGCGCCTGCCCTTATAATGCCTTGATACGAAAAAATAACCTCAGGACAATTGGGCATACAGACAACAACACGATCACCTTTAGCTACCCCAAGTTTTTTTAACCCATGTGCAATCTTGTTTGAATAGTTTTTAATGTCTAAGTTAGAATACTTCTTATCTTTAAAATAAATAAAAGGATATTCAGCAAAAGTTTCGATATTTTTATCAAGCAAATCACTTAATATCATGAACTCATCTCCTCTTTATAATCTTAAAAACAACAACCCATGTATTCATAGACCTTTATAACACTAGACGAAATAGCACTATTCATAAAGCCTATAAACATTAATACCTTCACTTGATTTATTCACATGTACTTCATTTCTACTTTCCATCAAATCTAAATGACCTTGAATTTGAGATAGTCCAAGAAACACTAATTTTCCTTTTAATCTAGGGAAAACTTCAATACAAATTTGATAGACCGTTTTGTCACTTGTTCTTAAAACTTTTCTTATTTGGTCACAACGATAATTATGATCATTTAATCTTTGATCAATGATTGAAACGTGGTCTGAAAATGGTCTGCCATGACCAGGGTATATCGTTGTTAATGGTAATGCCCTTGTTTTCATTAATGACTCTCGATATTGTATAAGTGGTTTAGGTCGCTCTTGTTCAAATGGTATAGATGGTTCAATAAATGCGTTAACAGAAATGTCTTTTAATAGATGATCTCCGGCAAATGTAAGACCCGTCTCAGGTTCCCATAAAATCATATCTGTTTGACTATGCCCTGGTACAAAAAGAACTGAAAATTTTCTTCCACCTACAAATATATGATCTTCATTACTTACATATTTAACTTGTTGCCAATTCATATTATGATAACGGTGTTTGGATTGATGGCTTTCAGGGTCTGCACCACATTCCTTTATAAATGAATTTAAAAAGTACCTAGTTCTATTAAATTCATCTATTCCGCCAGATAATATATGTTTTGCTCCTTCGTGAACATATGTGGGTATGTCGAT includes the following:
- the glpK gene encoding glycerol kinase GlpK; the protein is MGQYILSLDQGTTSSRAILFDKSGQIVHVAQKEFTQHFPHPGWVEHDANEIWGSILAVIASVLSESQVKPVQVIGIGITNQRETTVVWDKESGNPVYNALVWQSRQTAHICEELKDKGYDQKFRDKTGLLIDAYFSGTKVKWILDNVEGARKKAEGGKLLFGTIDSWIIWKLSGGKTHVTDYSNASRTLMFNIHDLKWDEELLEILTIPASMLPEVRSSSEVYAHTADYHFFGHEVPIAGAAGDQQAALFGQACYEEGMAKNTYGTGCFMLMNTGEQAVKSEHGLLTTIAWGLNGKVEYALEGSIFVAGSAIQWLRDGLRMFNDAAESERYAQRVKSTDGVYVVPAFVGLGTPYWDSDVRGAVFGLTRGTEKEHFVRATLESLAYQTKDVLTAMESDANISLKTLRVDGGAVKNDFLMQFQSDMLDVPVERPIINETTALGAAYLAGLAVGFWESQDEIAKQWNIDTTFDNTMDEQQRNSLYDGWKKAVNATMAFK
- a CDS encoding MIP/aquaporin family protein; the protein is MTPFIGELIGTMMLIIFGGGVCAGVTLKRSGAHNSGWIVITLGWGLAVAMAVYAVGSFSGAHVNPAVTLSLAIIGEFPWSDVPSYITAQMLGAFLGAAIVFFHYLPHWKETADPAAKLGVFSTAPFIRSTTANIVSEMIGTFVLVLGLLSIGANEFTEGLNPLIVGFLIVAIGLSLGGTTGYAINPARDLGPRLAHFLLPIPGKGKSDWAYAWIPVIGPIVGGMYGGLFYKAIFEQTVTRNFWIFTVLVTLILFISLLVEQKEKHHVASAKQTTV
- a CDS encoding glycerol-3-phosphate responsive antiterminator; amino-acid sequence: MFHGQKIIPAIRDMKHLEKFVRSDYEYGVILESHVAQLNAIVKMTKQEGKKLFLHVDLVNGLKNDEFATEFLCQEIKPAGLISTRANVISKAKKRGIYAIQRLFLLDSGSLKKSYSIIEKTNPDFIEVLPGVVPNLITEIHNKTGVPIFAGGMIRTHEDVEQAIKAGASAVTTSNKLLWDLEYTEN
- a CDS encoding CBS domain-containing protein; its protein translation is MNMLRNIMTENVATVSSNQTIQEAAEIMKQNNVGSIPVVDNGQICGIITDRDITLRSTAEGLNNSTSVSQVMSTNLVSGTPEMTVEEAADVMAQNQIRRLPVVENNQLCGIVALGDLATNESFDNEAEEALSSISEPSNTQQ
- a CDS encoding long-chain fatty acid--CoA ligase, whose product is MILSDLLDKNIETFAEYPFIYFKDKKYSNLDIKNYSNKIAHGLKKLGVAKGDRVVVCMPNCPEVIFSYQGIIRAGAIIVPIMFTLHDKEIHYIIKDCQAKVVITSSLSLEKVESALDNLEQKPVVLVVDQPTDENIFHLYDTDITENELYVESDLKLNAEDTAVILYTSGTTGKPKGVMLTHKNLYSNAENTFLHNETKRGVTLGILPLAHVYGLTISNTCFLTGSSAVVFNHFDPKAVFEAIEKYKVTNFSAVPAMIFALLSYPHSNKFQLGSLEWVASGSAPLPVALLHAFKQKFGADILEGYGLSEAAPVVAAHQRDSVIKPGSVGIPIPGVEVKIVNNDESELATGQVGELIVRGDNITPGYYQNEIETKQVLKGSWLYTGDMAYMDTDGYLFIVDRKKDLIIRGGFNIYPRDVEELLAKHEAVAESSVVGIPNDQMGEEVVAYVVKKDKQAITEEELIQYCQSHLSKNKTPRKIIFIDQLPRNGVGKILKTHLRKLAENIKLSPLKE
- a CDS encoding MBL fold metallo-hydrolase; the encoded protein is MNIFKVIPLSIETPFTVGNVNAYVVIGESVTLIDTGLPGKKSLEKLRYLLKQEGLTFKELDEIVVTHMHTDHAGGVKDIQEEIDIPTYVHEGAKHILSGGIDEFNRTRYFLNSFIKECGADPESHQSKHRYHNMNWQQVKYVSNEDHIFVGGRKFSVLFVPGHSQTDMILWEPETGLTFAGDHLLKDISVNAFIEPSIPFEQERPKPLIQYRESLMKTRALPLTTIYPGHGRPFSDHVSIIDQRLNDHNYRCDQIRKVLRTSDKTVYQICIEVFPRLKGKLVFLGLSQIQGHLDLMESRNEVHVNKSSEGINVYRLYE